The Amycolatopsis sp. NBC_01480 genome segment CAGGCCGGGTCGAGCGCGTCGTCTGGGAACATGGTCATCGGCTTGAGCTTCGCGGGTTTGCGCGACGCGAGGCCGTAACGGCCGTCGAACAGAGACGAGCCCGCGCCGAGCAGCACTGAAAGCTCTCCCGGCGGCACCTCGGGCCCGAGCACACCGGAGTCGGCGGGCGGGCCGGTGATGCCGACCGCGGCGGGCGCTCCCCCGCGGGTCAGGAACCGGGCCCGGTCGGTCAGCTCGTGGAACAGGCCGGTCAGCTCGGCCCGGTCCTGCGCGACGACGTCGAAGGCCGCGACGATCGTGTGCCGCGGCGGGTCCGAGAGGATCGCCTCCTGCCGCCGGCCGTAAAACGGGGTGCCGCTGGAGCTCGCCGCCGCGCTGCCGGCCATCCCGGCCAGGCCCGCACCGGCGCCCGCGGCCGCCGCCCCGCGCAGGAACGCGCGCCGCCCGAGCGTCACGAGACCCTCCGCGGCTCGGCGATCGCGGCGATCGGCGCCAGGCGCTCGGTGAGTTCCGAGACGTCGGCGTTGACGCGTTCGCGTTGTGGCTGCGCCAGTTCCGCCAGCGAGCTGCCCTCGACGGCCTTGAGGTCGCGCTCGGTCCGGTCGAGCCAGGCGTCGAGGTCCTTCAGACCCGGGAAGCGGGTGGCCAGCAGCGGCCGGAGCACGTCGAGCACGGCGCGGGTGCCGGTGACGTTCGCGCCGGCGGTGGCCAGGCTGCTGCCGCTGCCGTAGTCGGTGCGGCCGGTCAGCTCGGCCTGCAGGGTGTTCTCCATGATCTCGTGCGCGCGCAGGCCGAGGTCGTTCTGGTCGATCTGGGCGTCGGCGAACGCGGTCTTGAGAGCTGACACGTCGGCGTCCAACTGGTCGGCGACCGGGGCCAGGCTGCCGAGGCTTTCGTTGTGCCACAAGCCGTTCTCGAGCCGGTGGAAGCCGGTGAAGCCCGGGTCCGCCGCGCCGCCGGGCAGGCCGTCGGTGGTGCCGTTGATGGCGCCGTCGGAGTCGCCGAACGCGTCGTAAGCGGCGCCGAGGCGCTCGTAGGTCAGGTGCGCGGTGAGCCAGTCGCGCCGGCTCGACTCCCGGTTTCCACTGTGGACGGACCGCTTGAGCGCGGCGGTCTGGCCGGCCAGCGTGCCGAGCCCGTCGGCGACGTAGGCGTGGTACTGCTTGAGCGGGCCGAGCAGGTCGGCGTTCGTCACGGGCACCACCGCGGAGCCCGGCCGGTCCGCGCCGCCGGTGACCTGCACCGTCGCGCCGACGAACGGGGTGCCGTCGTCGGGGATGCAGCGCAGCGCGTAGCCGCCGTTGCCGAGGTTGACCGGGAGCGCGCGCGTGGTGCCGGCCCCGACGCCGTCCAGCTCGCCGAACACCGTGCCGGTGGCGGGGTCGATCACCTCGACCTCCACGGTGACCGCGGCGTTGTTGCGCACCTGCAGCGTCTGCGAGCCGGGCCGCGGCGCGGTCCAGCCGTTGCCGCACACGGACCGCGACACCTCGATCGGGGCGGCCGCGCCGGTCTCGTCCCCCGGCATCAGTGACACGGCCACGGTGGCGCCCACCACCACGACCAAGAACCCGGCAGCACCCAGCAGGACCACCGAGCGCCGCACGTCAACTCCCCTCCGGTGAACTTCTGGCGGCTACTTTGACGGCTTGGTGTCCGGGTGACAAGAGGCTCGTCCCGTTATGCCCGATTTTCCGCCGAAACTAGCTCGGCGCAGAGACGCGAAACCGGGCCGCCCGCTCGGTCGCGGACGGCCCGGTTCGTGCCGCGCTCAGCCCTGGGCGGTCGCCGGGGTCTCGAACGGCTGCGTATCGGGCTGGAAGACCTGGCCTTCGGCAGGCACCTTGAGGTCGGTCAGGTAGTCGCCCGCGGCCTGCTCCACGGTGCGGGAGTTGCCCAGGATGCAGTGGCCGAAGGAGTCGACCGAGAGCAGCCGGGAGTTGCCCAGCTCGGCGGCCATGCGCTTGCCGAACGCGTACTGCGTGGCCGGGTCGTAGAAGTTGCTGATCACGAGCACGGGGACGTCGGTGTTCGCGTGCCACGGGCCCGAGTACCGGTCCGACTTCTTCGCCGACGGCCAGACCGGGCACGCGGCGATGTCGGAGAACACCTGGTAGCGCCCGAAAGTCGGCGACTGCCGGTCCGCCTTCCCGGCGATCCCGGGCACCTGGGACTGGCTGATCCGCATCGGCTTGTCCGCGCAGTTCACGCCGAAGTAGGAGTCGTCACCGGTGTACGGGCTGTCCGGGGCGAGATCGGCCGTGCCGGCGCTGTCGACGAGGCCGTTCTTGGCCGTGCCGAACGTCTTCAGCCCGTGCGACGCCAGGCCCTGCTGCTGTCCGGCCGGCGGGTGGATGGCGTCGTACAGCGTCTGCAGGTCGGCGGCCAGGTTGGCGAACCCGGCCGGCGAGTACAGCGTGCCCGAGACCGTGCCGGTGAAGCTGTTGATGTCCACGGCCGGGACGCCGGGCAGCTGGATGGTGTGCTGGTCGCGGAGGTAGTTCCGCAGCTCGTCGAACTTGGCGCGCGGGTCGCCGGAGCTGAACGCGCACTTTTCGCCGGCCTGGTCGCAGCGCTTGAGGAAGGCGTCGAGCGAGATCTCGAAGCCCTGCGCGCGCTGGAGGTCGTAGGTGACGCCGTCGGTGGTCCGCAGCTGGGGGTCGACGTTGCCGTCGATAACGATCGCGCGGGTCTGCTTAGGGAACATCGCGGCGTACGTCGAGCCGATCAGTGTGCCGTAGGAGAAGCCGACGTAGGTCAGCTTCTGGTCGCCGACGGCGGCGCGGAGCTGGTCCAGGTCGCGCACCACGTCCTTGGTGGACATGTGGTTCAGCAGTGCGCCCGCGTTGTTCTTGCAGAACTGGCCGTAGTCCTTGTACGCCGCGAGCGTCGTGGAGATCTCGCTGCGCGACAGCGGAACCAGCGTGGTCGAGCCGAGCACCTCGTTGGCGTCTTCCGCGGTGGTGAAGCAGCGCAGCGGATTGCTGTCGCCGACCCCGCGCGGGTCGAACCCGATCAGGTCGAACCGGTCCAGCACCGAGCCCGGGAAGTAGGCGGCCCCGGCCAGCGGCATCCGCAGCCCGGACCCGCCCGGCCCGCCGGGATTGAGGAACAACGACCCGATCCGCTGCGCGGGCACCTTCGCCGCGCGCTTGAGCAGGGCGATGTCGATGGTCCCCAGCGCCGCGTCGTCATGGTCGATCGGCACCCGGTAGCGGGCACAGCTGTACAGCTTCAGCTCGTCGGCGGGCACCCCGGCCAACGTCCCCTTGGGGCAAGCGCCCCAGGAAACCCCGGCCACTGCCCCGACCTGCGCCGCTTGAACTCCGGCCGTTGCCGTGTCCGCCCCGGCCGCTGCCGCGGAGCCCGCGCCCGCGAGCGCCACCCCCGCGCCGAGCGCGACCACCAGCGCGGCCGCCCGCACTCTTCTGGATCCCCGCACGCCCTCACACCCTCCCGTTTCACGTCCGCACCCACGCGGGCACGGTCCGTCAGCACGGGCGAGACTCGCACAACCGGTCAAACCGGGGCACCGGCCGAAAGGAGGAGATCACGACACAAAAAGGCCTTGCCCAAGACAACCTCCGGCCACCACGGCCGGGCGCTCCTCAGGAGGCCGGCCAAGCCCGCTCTCTCGCACCCGGCCGGGCCTCGTTGTTCCGCCCCAGCCTTGGTTGCTCCAGCCCTGCCCCACCACCACCCTCAACGGAGGCGCTCCGCGCCCAGCCCTCATTCCACGCACCCAATGTGGCGTTCGGTGCGTTGAGCGCACCGAACGCCACATTGGGGCGCAGTTGCCGTGGCGGGGAGCCGTCGCGGGAACTACTGCGGCGAAAGCACGAACACCGGCAGCGGCCGCCCCGCTGCCACCCGCTCCATCTCGTAGCCGGGCCAGAATTCCAGCAGCTCCGCCCACATCCGCTCGTACTCCTCGCCCTCCAGCTCCCGGACCTTCACCGGCACGACCCGTCCCCGGATGGCCACCTCCGCCTCCGAGAGCGCGCGCAGGTTGAACGTCCAGGCCGGGTTCCGGGGCCGGCCCCAGTTCGAGCCGGTGAGCACGAAGTCCGCGCCGTGCGGGAAGTACAGCAGGTTCGTCGAGCGGGGCAGCCCGCTCTTGCGCCCGACCGTGGTCAGCCGCAGTGAGGGCAGCCCGGCGATCCCGACCAGGCTCACCTTCCCGCCGAACCACCGGTGGAGCTTCTTGTCCGCCCAGATGATGCCGCGGGAGGCCTCCATCACCCAGGGCTGGGTGCCGAGCTTGCGGGCGAGGGTCGCGAGAGGGTTAGCCACGGACAGATCTTGCCAAACTCACCCCGAACCGCTGCTGGGAGTCGGTCCACCACCGTTCCAGGCCGAACCCGGCGGCCTTCAGCTCCGCCTCGACGCCGCCGGGCCGGAACTTCGCCGAGATCTCGGTGCGGATGTGCTCGCCCTCGGCGAACCGCACCTGAAGGTCCGCGCCCGGGATGTCCACGGTCAGCGCCCGCCGCGCGCGCAGCCGCATCTCGATCCACTCGTTTTCGCTGTCCCAGTAGGAAACGTGCTCGAACGCGTCGACGTCGAAGTTCGCGCCCAGCCGGCTGTTGATCACGCGCAGCACGTTGCGGTTGAACGCCGCCGTGACCCCGGCCGCGTCGTCGTACGCGCGCTCCAGCGTTTCGCGGTCCTTCACCAGGTCGGTGCCGAGCAGCAGCCACTCGCCCTCGTCGAGCACCTCGCGCACCGAGCGCAGGAACGTCGCGCGGTCCTCGGGCAGGAAGTTGCCGATCGTGCCGCCGAGGAAGGCGACCACCCGCGGCCGGCCGCCAGGCAGCAGGCCCAGGTGCTGGGTGAAATCGCCGACGACACCGCGGACCTCCAGCTTCGGGTAGGCGGCGGCGATCGCCTCGGTGGCCTCGGCCAGCGCGGACTCCGAAACATCGAGCGGCACGAACGATTCGAGCGTGCCGTGCCCGGTCAGCGCGTCGAGCAGCAGCCGGGTCTTCTCACTCGACCCGGACCCCAGCTCCACGAGCGTGTGCGCGCCGGTGAGCTGCGCGACGTCGCCGGCCCGCGCGGCCAGCACCTCGCGCTCGCTGCGGGTCGGGTAGTACTCCGGCAGCGCGGTGATCCGCTCGAACAGCTCGCTGCCGTCCGCGTCGTAGAACCACTTGGGCGGCAACCACTTCTGCGCCGCGGTGAGCCCGGCGCGGACGTCTTCGCGCAGCTCGCCCGTCACGTCGCTGCGATGGCTTTCCAGGTCGGCCTCGGTCATCAGGGGGTACTCCGATCGAAAGTCAGGGGGAAGAGTTCGGCGCCGGCCGCGGTGACCCGCACGGCGTGCCGGTCCGGGACCGCCGTCCAGCCCGGGTCCGGGTCACACGGCTCGGACGCCAGCACGACCCCGCCGAGGGTGCGGAGCATCGACAGCGCGTGGGTCCACGTGGTCGCGACGAGCGTCTCGCCGTCGGTGAGCAGGAAGTTCAACCGTGAGCCCGGCGCAGCCGCTTCGACCTCGCCGACGAGCGCGGTCACCGCGGCCAGCGGGTCCTGCCCCGCGCGCAGCCGCTCGCGCAGCAACGCCCACAGCAGGGCCGAGTCCGTCGGCGCCTCCAGGGTGAGCAGCTCGGTGACGTCGAGCCCCGCGGCGAGCCCGGCCATCGAGCCGGGCCAGCCGCGGACGACGCCGTTGTGGCTGAACAGCCAGCGGCCCGAGACGAACGGCGCGGCGGCCGCCTCGGTGACCGGCATCCCGGTGGTGCCGTTGCGGGCCGCGGCGACAAACGCCGTGGTCCGCGTCGCGGCGGCCAGCGCGGGCAGCGCCTGATCCGTCCACAATGGACCTTGACGCCGATAACGCAGCGGCGGCGCACCCGGTTCCGGGTACCAGCCGAGGCCGAAGCCGTCGGCGTTGACCGACCCACCGCCCCGCATGTCACGCGGGGCGTAGGACTGCACGAGCAGCGCGTGCGGGGCGGCGAACATCAGCTCGGCGGGCGACGTGGGCGCGCCGAGGTACGCGAGGTGCCGGCACATGCCGCCTAGACCACCTCGCCGGGACGGGGGTCGCGGGCGCAGCGGAAGCCGGCGAAGATCTGCCGCCGGATCGGGTAGTCCCAGTTGCGGAACGTGCCCCGGATCGCCGCGGAGTCGGTGCCGAACGAGCCGCCGCGCAGCACCTTGTACTCCGGCCCGAAGAACACCTCCGAGTACTCCCGGTACGGGAATGCCGAGAAGCCCGGGTAGCCGTAGAAGCTCGTGCTCGTCCACTCCCAGACGTCGCCGATCAGCTGGTGCACCCCCAGCGGCGACGCGCCGGCCGGGTACGCGCCCGCCGCGGCCGGGCGCAGGTGGCGCTGGCCGAGGTTGGCGTGCTCGGCTGTCGGCTCCTCGTCGCCCCACGGGAACCGGCGGGACCGGCCGGACACCGGGTCGTGCCGGGCCGCCTTCTCCCATTCGGGCTCGGTGGGCAGCCGCTTGCCCGCCCACCGCGCGTACGCCTCGGCCTCGTGGAACGACACGTGCACCACCGGCTCGCCGGACGGCACCGGCTCGTGCACCCCGAACCGGGTCCGCCACCAGCCACTGGGTTCGCGGCGCCAGAACCGCGGCGCGGTGATGGCGTGGTCGTTCAGGTACGCCCAGCCTTCTTCGCTCCAGAACCGCGGGTCCCGATAGCCGCCGGACTCGAGGAAGTCGACGTACGCGCCACAGGTGACCGCCGCGGTGTCGAGGACAAACGCCGGCACGTCGACCTCGTGCGCCGGGCGCTCGTTGTCCAGCGCCCACGGCTCGGCCGTGGTGCCCATGGTGAAGCGGCCGCCGGGGATCAGCACCTCGGCGGGCAGCCGGGCCGCGGGCGGGCGCGGCGGCTCCGGCGCCTGCAGCACCGGCTCGCCCTGGCGCAGCTGGTGGGTGGCCAGCATGGTCTCGTCGTGCTGTTGCTCGTGCTGGGTGATCATGCCGAAGGCGAACGCGCTTTCGGTGAGCCGGCTGCCTTCCAGCGGCGCCTTCTCCAGCACGTCGAACGCCTTCTCGCGGACCTCCCGCACATACGCGCGGGCCTCGGCCGGGCCGAGCAGCGGAAGGGACGGCCGGTCGGCGCGCGCGTGCTGGAACGCGTCGTACAGGTCGTCGATGTCCGGGCGCAGCGGCTCGCGGCCGCCGACGTCGCGGACCAGCCATAATTCCTCTTGGCTGCCGATGTGCGCGAGGTCCCAGACCAGCGGCGACATCAGCTTCGAGTGCTGCCGCACCAGGTCTTCGTCGTCGACCGCGTCGGTGAGGGCGATGCTGCGGGCCCGGGCCCGGGTGAGGGCTTCGGCCGCGTGCGCCCGCAGGTTCTGCGGGCTCAGTTCGAGCAGCGGGTTGTGCTCCGGGGTGACACTCATGGTTACTGACTCCTGGATCCGTTCACGCGTGCGCGCACGCTCCCGGTGATCTCCGTGATGGTCTCGGCGGGCAGGCCGGTGGTGCCGAGCTCGGCGATCCCGAGCTCGGCCAGCTCCCGCGCGACGGCGGCGAGGCCGGCGTCGGCCAGCCCCAGCCGGGCCGCGTCGGCCCAGCGCCCCGCCACCGGCGCGCACAGCTGCCGGACCCGGTCCACTGTGGACGGACGGGCGAGCAGGGCCGTGACGAGCGCGACGGGGGGCAGCCACTCGCCGGGCGGCTGGGCGTCGAGGTACCGGATCTCCAGGTACCCGTGCGGCCGCACCGGCGTGAACATCGTGGTGAGGTGGTAGTCGAGGTCCTCGGTCGTCGGACGGCGGAGCATGCCGGCCGCGCCGCGGCCGCCGATCCAGTCCGCGAAGGTGAGGCCCTCGGGCGCGTCCCACGGCCGTTCGCCGCGGGGCAGCACCATCAGCGGGGTGTCCATCATCCGCCGCGCCCACTCCGCCGCCGGGTCTGGCCCCAGCTCGGCCGAGACGGTGCGCACCGGCTCGGTTTCGAGCACGGCGAGCCAGCGCGCGGACGCGAGGCCGGTTTGCCGGCCGGCGTGCACGGCGGAATTGGCGAACAGGGCGAGCAGCGGCGGGCCCATCTCGTGGGCCGCCGCCCAGCGGGCCGCGTACTGGTCGGCCTCACCGGCGTCGACGCAGATCTGCAGGCCCGCGGTGCTGCACATCATGGTGATGCCGCCCTCGCCCAGCGGCGCGAACCGCCGCTCCATCGCCGCGTACCGCGGGGTGCGCAGCGCCCTCCGCGGCGCCCGGTGGGCGTCGATCGCCGACTCGCCGAGCACGAGGCCGTGCCGGGCGAGGAGGGTGACGAGGTAGTCGAGGTCGGCCGAGACGACTGCGTGCAGCTCGCGCAGCGAGGCCTGGGGAAGGGCGGAGATCTCCACCTGGCAGCCGGGCTCGAGGCTCAGGGGCGAACCGGCCGGGAGCGGGGCCGCGGGACTGTCGGGGCGCAATGTCCGCGGGGTGTGCGGGCCGAGCGCCGTGGCCAGGAGGTCGGGGTCAAGGGGGCGGGCCGGGTCGCCGGTGTGGTGCACCGTGAACTCCAGCTCCACGCCGAGCAGTCTCGGTGGGCCGTGTTTGAAACACACCGAGGCGACGTACGCCTCCCCCGCCGCGCGGTCGGAAAGGACCCGCGCGGTCAGGTTCGACGCACTCCCGGATTTCTCCGGAAAATCGTGCACCGTAGTCATCGATCGCCGTCCACTGAATCGTCCTAGGTGAAGGGGTCCGCGGGGTGGGACCACCTGTCTTCGGACGCTACACGGGGGGTCCGACAAAAACAGCGGCACAACGTCGCGAGCGAGATCCATAAGCAGCTCGTAAGGTGCTGTGAGCAGGCAGTTCATCCCGATCGCCGGCACCGCTGCGCCAACCGGATGATCAGGGCAGCGCGGGTTCGGTGCCCAGTCCCAGCTCCGCCGCGGCGGCCTGCACCGCACCGATCACGAGGTGCAGGGACGGCCGCCGGATCTCGGTCCGGCGGTAGGCGATCGAGACCGTCCGCAGCAGTGGCGTCGTCAGCGTCACGACGTCTATCCCGGGCGGGCGCAGCAGGCGCAGGCCGAGGTCCGAGACGAGCGTGACGCCCAGCCCGGCGCCGACCATCGCCATCGCCGTCGACTGCTCCTCCACCTCGTGGTTGATCTTGGGCGAGAACCCGTGCCGGTGGCACGCCATCCGCATCGCGCGGCCGAAGTGCGACTTCGGGCTGGCCAGGATCCACGGGTGCTCGGCCAGCTCGTCCAGCGACGCCGTCCCGGCCGGCACCGCGCCCGCGGGAACCGCCGCGTGCAGCCGTTCCACGGCCACCACCGCGCGCTCGAGGCCGGCGTCCCACTGCATCGGGGCGTCGGAGTAGTCGATCACGAACGACAGGTCCAGCGTGCCGTCGCGGACCGCCTCGGCGGTGTCCTCGGGGGCCAGCTCGCGGGTGCGGACCTGGATGCCCGGGTAGTCGGTGGCGAGTGCGGTCAGCGCCGTGGGCAGCAGCCCGGAGGCCACCGACGCCCACACCCCGGCCGTCAGCCGGACGGACAGCGCGCCCTGCGCCTCTTCCAACGCGAGCGTCGCGCGCTCGACCGACCCCAGGATCTCCTCGGCGTGCTCGGTGAGCAGCACCCCCAGCTCGGTGAGCTGGACCCGGCGGCCGAGCCGTTCGAACAGCTTCGCGCCGACATCCCGTTCCAGCTGCGCAAGCTGCTGCGACACCGCCGAAGCGGTGTAGTGCAGGGACACCGCGGCCGCCGTCACCGTGCCCCGGCGGTGCAGCTCGCGGAGCATCCGCAAGCGGTGCAACGAAAGCTCCATGCAGCAACCCTAAACAACTTCGTGCAGCTTCGTTAAATGGACGCGAAGGCACTTGCGCGCGCACGCTCGTGGAGTGGCGGCCGCGACGGGCCGCCCCGGACTCTTGGAGGTGAGTGGCCTGATGATCTCGCAGAACGCTGAACCGCTGATGAGGCTCACGTGGACCGATCCCGTGACCGGCGCGCACGGTTACCTCGTGGTGCACACCCTGGTTTCCGGCATCGCCACCGGCGGCACGCGGATGCGGGCGGGCTGCACCATGGGCGAGGTCGAGGACCTGGCCCGTGGCATGGCGAACAAGACGGCCACGTTCAACCTCCCCGTCGGCGGCGCCAAGGGCGGCGTCGACTTCGACCCCAAGGACCCGCGCGCATTCGGCGTGCTCACCCGGTTCTGCGAGTTCCTGCGCCCGTGGCTGGATTCGCGCTGGGTGACCGCCGAAGACCTCGGCGTGCCGCAGCACCTGATCGACTCCGTCTTCGAGAAGCTCGGGCTGGAGCAGTCGTACCACGCCGCGATCGGCCGTTCGGCGGACCCGGCCCGCACCCTGCGCCGTGTCCAGGCCGGCCTCAACGCGCCGGTGCCCGGCGGGCTGCTGCTCGGCGACGTGATCGGCGGCTACGGCGTCGCGCAGGCCTGCCTCGGCGCGGCCAGCGCCTGGGGCTGGACGGCGCCGGAGACCACCGTCGCGATCCAGGGCATCGGCACCATGGGCGGCGGCGCCGCCTGGTACCTGCACGAGGCGGGTGTGAAGGTGGTCGCCGTCGCGGACGCCGCCGGCACGCTGTACGACCCC includes the following:
- a CDS encoding EfeM/EfeO family lipoprotein; this encodes MRRSVVLLGAAGFLVVVVGATVAVSLMPGDETGAAAPIEVSRSVCGNGWTAPRPGSQTLQVRNNAAVTVEVEVIDPATGTVFGELDGVGAGTTRALPVNLGNGGYALRCIPDDGTPFVGATVQVTGGADRPGSAVVPVTNADLLGPLKQYHAYVADGLGTLAGQTAALKRSVHSGNRESSRRDWLTAHLTYERLGAAYDAFGDSDGAINGTTDGLPGGAADPGFTGFHRLENGLWHNESLGSLAPVADQLDADVSALKTAFADAQIDQNDLGLRAHEIMENTLQAELTGRTDYGSGSSLATAGANVTGTRAVLDVLRPLLATRFPGLKDLDAWLDRTERDLKAVEGSSLAELAQPQRERVNADVSELTERLAPIAAIAEPRRVS
- a CDS encoding alpha/beta hydrolase, whose amino-acid sequence is MRAAALVVALGAGVALAGAGSAAAAGADTATAGVQAAQVGAVAGVSWGACPKGTLAGVPADELKLYSCARYRVPIDHDDAALGTIDIALLKRAAKVPAQRIGSLFLNPGGPGGSGLRMPLAGAAYFPGSVLDRFDLIGFDPRGVGDSNPLRCFTTAEDANEVLGSTTLVPLSRSEISTTLAAYKDYGQFCKNNAGALLNHMSTKDVVRDLDQLRAAVGDQKLTYVGFSYGTLIGSTYAAMFPKQTRAIVIDGNVDPQLRTTDGVTYDLQRAQGFEISLDAFLKRCDQAGEKCAFSSGDPRAKFDELRNYLRDQHTIQLPGVPAVDINSFTGTVSGTLYSPAGFANLAADLQTLYDAIHPPAGQQQGLASHGLKTFGTAKNGLVDSAGTADLAPDSPYTGDDSYFGVNCADKPMRISQSQVPGIAGKADRQSPTFGRYQVFSDIAACPVWPSAKKSDRYSGPWHANTDVPVLVISNFYDPATQYAFGKRMAAELGNSRLLSVDSFGHCILGNSRTVEQAAGDYLTDLKVPAEGQVFQPDTQPFETPATAQG
- a CDS encoding nitroreductase family deazaflavin-dependent oxidoreductase; protein product: MANPLATLARKLGTQPWVMEASRGIIWADKKLHRWFGGKVSLVGIAGLPSLRLTTVGRKSGLPRSTNLLYFPHGADFVLTGSNWGRPRNPAWTFNLRALSEAEVAIRGRVVPVKVRELEGEEYERMWAELLEFWPGYEMERVAAGRPLPVFVLSPQ
- the egtD gene encoding L-histidine N(alpha)-methyltransferase, with protein sequence MTEADLESHRSDVTGELREDVRAGLTAAQKWLPPKWFYDADGSELFERITALPEYYPTRSEREVLAARAGDVAQLTGAHTLVELGSGSSEKTRLLLDALTGHGTLESFVPLDVSESALAEATEAIAAAYPKLEVRGVVGDFTQHLGLLPGGRPRVVAFLGGTIGNFLPEDRATFLRSVREVLDEGEWLLLGTDLVKDRETLERAYDDAAGVTAAFNRNVLRVINSRLGANFDVDAFEHVSYWDSENEWIEMRLRARRALTVDIPGADLQVRFAEGEHIRTEISAKFRPGGVEAELKAAGFGLERWWTDSQQRFGVSLARSVRG
- the egtC gene encoding ergothioneine biosynthesis protein EgtC; this encodes MCRHLAYLGAPTSPAELMFAAPHALLVQSYAPRDMRGGGSVNADGFGLGWYPEPGAPPLRYRRQGPLWTDQALPALAAATRTTAFVAAARNGTTGMPVTEAAAAPFVSGRWLFSHNGVVRGWPGSMAGLAAGLDVTELLTLEAPTDSALLWALLRERLRAGQDPLAAVTALVGEVEAAAPGSRLNFLLTDGETLVATTWTHALSMLRTLGGVVLASEPCDPDPGWTAVPDRHAVRVTAAGAELFPLTFDRSTP
- the egtB gene encoding ergothioneine biosynthesis protein EgtB produces the protein MSVTPEHNPLLELSPQNLRAHAAEALTRARARSIALTDAVDDEDLVRQHSKLMSPLVWDLAHIGSQEELWLVRDVGGREPLRPDIDDLYDAFQHARADRPSLPLLGPAEARAYVREVREKAFDVLEKAPLEGSRLTESAFAFGMITQHEQQHDETMLATHQLRQGEPVLQAPEPPRPPAARLPAEVLIPGGRFTMGTTAEPWALDNERPAHEVDVPAFVLDTAAVTCGAYVDFLESGGYRDPRFWSEEGWAYLNDHAITAPRFWRREPSGWWRTRFGVHEPVPSGEPVVHVSFHEAEAYARWAGKRLPTEPEWEKAARHDPVSGRSRRFPWGDEEPTAEHANLGQRHLRPAAAGAYPAGASPLGVHQLIGDVWEWTSTSFYGYPGFSAFPYREYSEVFFGPEYKVLRGGSFGTDSAAIRGTFRNWDYPIRRQIFAGFRCARDPRPGEVV
- a CDS encoding glutamate-cysteine ligase family protein, producing MTTVHDFPEKSGSASNLTARVLSDRAAGEAYVASVCFKHGPPRLLGVELEFTVHHTGDPARPLDPDLLATALGPHTPRTLRPDSPAAPLPAGSPLSLEPGCQVEISALPQASLRELHAVVSADLDYLVTLLARHGLVLGESAIDAHRAPRRALRTPRYAAMERRFAPLGEGGITMMCSTAGLQICVDAGEADQYAARWAAAHEMGPPLLALFANSAVHAGRQTGLASARWLAVLETEPVRTVSAELGPDPAAEWARRMMDTPLMVLPRGERPWDAPEGLTFADWIGGRGAAGMLRRPTTEDLDYHLTTMFTPVRPHGYLEIRYLDAQPPGEWLPPVALVTALLARPSTVDRVRQLCAPVAGRWADAARLGLADAGLAAVARELAELGIAELGTTGLPAETITEITGSVRARVNGSRSQ
- a CDS encoding LysR family transcriptional regulator — encoded protein: MELSLHRLRMLRELHRRGTVTAAAVSLHYTASAVSQQLAQLERDVGAKLFERLGRRVQLTELGVLLTEHAEEILGSVERATLALEEAQGALSVRLTAGVWASVASGLLPTALTALATDYPGIQVRTRELAPEDTAEAVRDGTLDLSFVIDYSDAPMQWDAGLERAVVAVERLHAAVPAGAVPAGTASLDELAEHPWILASPKSHFGRAMRMACHRHGFSPKINHEVEEQSTAMAMVGAGLGVTLVSDLGLRLLRPPGIDVVTLTTPLLRTVSIAYRRTEIRRPSLHLVIGAVQAAAAELGLGTEPALP
- a CDS encoding Glu/Leu/Phe/Val dehydrogenase dimerization domain-containing protein, yielding MISQNAEPLMRLTWTDPVTGAHGYLVVHTLVSGIATGGTRMRAGCTMGEVEDLARGMANKTATFNLPVGGAKGGVDFDPKDPRAFGVLTRFCEFLRPWLDSRWVTAEDLGVPQHLIDSVFEKLGLEQSYHAAIGRSADPARTLRRVQAGLNAPVPGGLLLGDVIGGYGVAQACLGAASAWGWTAPETTVAIQGIGTMGGGAAWYLHEAGVKVVAVADAAGTLYDPEGLDIPALLELRDRFGEVDRSELPENVRLLPRDAVVSTECDILVPAAISYALRVDNENLVKAKVVVEAANAATTPEAEASLSARGVAVIPDFVANAGAAAWAWWLLLGEVGADPADSFLRLRTEMQSKVALLLAEWHLDRVPPRVTGLRLAETTRAARAEEAMAEEGAPALLIP